A genomic segment from Agelaius phoeniceus isolate bAgePho1 chromosome 2, bAgePho1.hap1, whole genome shotgun sequence encodes:
- the ESD gene encoding S-formylglutathione hydrolase — protein MALKQVSSNKCFEGFQKVFEHDSTELKCKMKFGIYLPPKAETGKCPVLYWLSGLTCTEQNFITKAAFQQAAAEHGLIVVAPDTSPRGCNIEGEDESWDFGTGAGFYVDATEDPWKTNYRMYSYIKDELPKLINANFPTDPERMSIFGHSMGGHGALILALKNPGKYKSVSAFAPICNPIQCQWGKKALGGYLGPDASKWEAYDATQLVKSYSGARLDILIDQGKDDQFLSAGQLLPDNFIAACTEQKIPVVFRLQQGYDHSYYFIASFINDHIKHHAKYLNA, from the exons ATGGCACTGAAACAGGTTTCTAGCAACAAATGCTTTGAAGGTTTCCAGAAGGTGTTTGAACACGACAG tacagagctgaaatgcaaaatgaaatttGGAATCTACTTGCCTCCAAAAGCTGAAACTGGGAAGTGTCCTGTGCTGTATTGGCTCTCAG GGCTGACCTGCACAGAACAGAATTTCATAACGAAAGCCGCGTTCCAACAAGCGGCAGCCGAGCACGGCCTCATTGTGGTGGCACCAGACACCAGCCCAC GTGGCTGCAATATTGAAGGAGAAGATGAAAGCTGGGATTTTGGCACTGGTGCTGGTTTTTATGTGGATGCCACTGAAGATCCTTGGAAAACAAACTACAGGATGTATTCCTACATAAAGGATGAG CTACCTAAACTAATAAATGCCAATTTTCCAACTGACCCTGAACGGATGTCTATTTTTGGGCATTCCATGGGAGGTCATGGAGCTCTTATTCTTGCTCTGAAGAATCCTGGGAAGTACAAA TCTGTGTCAGCATTTGCTCCTATCTGCAACCCAATTCAGTGTCAGTGGGGGAAGAAAGCCCTTGGTGGATATCTGGGACCAGATGCAAGCAAATGGGAG GCCTATGATGCCACACAGCTTGTGAAATCCTACTCGGGCGCTCGCCTGGACATCTTGATTGACCAAGGCAAAGATGACCAGTTCCTGTCTGCAGGCCAGTTACTGCCTGATAACTTCATCGCTGCCTGCACCGAGCAGAAAATCCCAGTAGTCTTCAGACTGCAGCAG GGTTATGATCACAGCTATTATTTCATTGCTTCGTTTATTAATGACCACATCAAACACCATGCAAAATACCTCAATGCTTGA